The genomic interval GCCATTGCAAGGGTTGCGGGCGCTGCGAGCGTGACGGGGGCGCGTCCCCTGCTCCCACCTAATCCTGCGGGCGGCTGAGCGGGATCGGCTGGCAGTCGTCGCCGATGGCGACCATCGTGACGCGCGCCTCGGTCACCGGGATGAACTTGCCGCTCTCGGCGAACTGCCGCTGCGCCATGACGTTCACATCGACGCTGACCGAGCTCGTCCCGACGCGGTGCGTGGTGCAGTAGTAGGAAACGAGGTCGCCGACGAGGACCGGCTGCTTGAACTCGACCGAGTCCATCGCGATCGTCACGACTATCCCCACGTGGTGCCGGTGCGCCTCGATCGCGGCGGCCTGGTCAATCTGGCTCAGGATTACCCCGCCGAAGATGGTGCCGAAGGCGTTGGTGTCTTTTGGCATCATCAGCACGCGGATTACCGGCTGCCCCTCTCCATCGCTCATGGGCGGCGAACGGCGCGGTGCTTAAAGCCGAACCGTGCCGCCAAATAGCGCCTCCTTCTGCGCCGCGCATGCGCATCGTGGTCCACGGCGGCGCCGGCCATTCGCCGGAGGAGCAGGATGGCGTTGACGCCGCTGCCGAGGTCGGCTGGGAGCTGCTCGCCGGCGGCGCTGACGCGGTCAGCGCTGCGATCGCCGCGGTCGTTGCGCTCGAGGACGACCCGCGCTTCAACGCCGGCACCGGCTCCTGCCTGCGCGCCGACGGCTCGGTGCAGGTCGACGCGGCGGTGGCGTGCAGTGACGGCCGGCTGGGGACGGTCGCCGCTGTCGAAGATATCGCCAACCCGGTCCGCGTCGCGCGGCTGGTCATGGACGAGGAGTTCGACACGCTCGCCGGCAGTGGCGCGCGAGCGTACGCGCAGACCCATGGTATCACGCCGGCGCCGGTCACCGGCTCGCAGAGGAAATCGGCGACCGACACAGTCGGCGCTGTCGCGCTCGACGCCGAAGGCGTCTTCGCGGTGGCATCTTCGACCGGCGGCGTCAGCGGCCGCCCGGTGGGGCGCGTCGGCGATACGCCGCACTGGGGTGGCGGGCTCTGGACCGACGCGGGAATCGGGATTGCGGCGACCGGCATCGGCGAGGCGATTTCGCGCCGGCTGCTCTGCTTCCGCGTCGCGCAGAAGATGGCCAACGGCCTTTCGCTCGCCGAGGCGCTCGCGTGGGGCGTCGCGCTCTATCCCGCCGACGTGGAAATCGGGCTGATTGCGCTCTCCGAGGGTGAGGGCGTCGGAATCTCCAATGCGAGCATGCCGTGGGCGTTGCGGCAGGACTAAGTCTTTAATCACCGGTATTGTGGCCCGCGGCATGGAACTGACTCGGGAGCAGCAGCGTATAGCAGCGATTGCGATAGCGGGCCTGCTGACAGTTTCGCTGGCGTCTTTTGCCATCTTCAGCTTCAATGATAGTGATGACGATGGCAGCAGCCACTGGTCAGCTAACTGGGTTGACCCAGTCACAGAAATCACCGGTCCGGGAAACCACAACCACACCAACCTGTCCGAGCATTTCCTGGCGACCGACAACATGACCCTGATTGACTACCACAACCTCAACTGTGATGGGCAGTTGACTCCTCCTCCTGACCCAGAAAATGCATGGGTGGGTCGCCCTTGTGACAGTGGGTCCAAGAACACTGCACCGACTCCGGGTGACAACTCAGAGGTAACAATCGAGGGAGATTTCCCGGACTGCATTGAAGGCTGTTACGCATATGTAGCGGCATACAACCAGTTCCACATTCTGGATATTCGTGAACCGAACAATGTCCAGCAACTCTCAACATATTACGCTGATATCGCACGCATAATCGATATCAAGGTGACGCAGGACAACAATTGGGTACTCATCAACCACGAGCTGACTAACAGTGAACTTGATCCTATTCCAAACGGTACTGAGGTTAATTCTGGTGCGAACCGCCTCGATCTGATTGATGTCAGCAACAAGCGTTATCCAGTCAAGCGGGCCGAATGGAACAACCCGCCCGCGGGCTTCCACAACCAGGATGTTCATGTCTACTGTGACTGGTCCAACGCGCCACCAACCCAGCAGGATGAATGCCATGTCTTCCTGTTCGGAGCGGATCCCTACCCGGAAATTCCCGGGGGCGGGTATTACAAGGGCACGCAAATTTTCTGGGCTTCTGACTTCGGCAGCATCATCCCTGGTACGGGCAAGAACGAATCCAATCGGCTGATTGAGCGGCATGGAGCATATTCCCCGGAACCTGGAACGACGTGTGGCGGAACAGTTTTCAATCATGACAACGTCATCCACCGCCATCCCATTACTGACCAGCTCCTGCTCTATGCAGCATATTGGGATGCCGGCCTTCGAATCCTTGACGTGAGCTCTCCTCCACTAATCCCCGATCCGTGGGGTGAAACCACAGACGGCGTCGGTTGGCCACAGGGTAATGAGGTGGGCAGATGGATGGGGTGCTCTTCAGCGAGCGAGGGATGGTATGGCCCTGAGGGTGGTGGTCATGCCGGTATGACTGCTGAAGAGTGGACAAGTCCACCTGACGGTAACGGCAATATTCACTATGTTATCCCCTACGATCACCTGGTCTGCGAAGGTATCTACGCTGGCAGCCCGCAGCCGTGGCCTTCCAAGTGTGGTACTGGCTACGAGGACCCGAACTACGGTCTCAACTGGCGCCACTACACCCTCATTGCCCCTGAGTACGGCAGCAACGCCAACCACACTGGCTGGGTCTGGACGATTGACACGACCGACCCCGCCAAGCCGTTCCTGGTCTCAAAGTGGAGGCTGCCCGGCACTAGCATAAAAGTAGATGAGAACGGCAATGTCACTACGCATCCGCAGCACTACATCCCCGGCGGCTACATCTTCAGCCCGCACAACGGCGACACCGGGCTTGGCGGTAGCGTCTACTGGACGCACTACCACGGCGGCGCATGGGTTACCGACCATGGCGGTATCTGGAGCTCGATTGAGTGGGAGAACGGCAACCCCGAACCGGAGCTTGGATGGCAGGCAATCACCAGCCTCGGTACAACCCACTCGCGTGCTTACTATCTCTCGCACGGGCCTGACTGGATTGACGACCCGGCCACTGAGCTGGAGTACGACCTTGCTGACTGCTGGGCGTCATGCATTATTCCGTTCAACTGGGGGCTGCAGTTTGACCCGCGCGGCTACATCTACATCTCTGAGATGGTGAGCGGGCTCTACGTCGTGCAATACGACGATGACCGGCTACCGGGGTACCTGTTTCCGCCCCTCTATCCCGGCGCTTAACGGGGTCGAAGAC from Candidatus Poseidoniia archaeon carries:
- a CDS encoding isoaspartyl peptidase/L-asparaginase, whose product is MRIVVHGGAGHSPEEQDGVDAAAEVGWELLAGGADAVSAAIAAVVALEDDPRFNAGTGSCLRADGSVQVDAAVACSDGRLGTVAAVEDIANPVRVARLVMDEEFDTLAGSGARAYAQTHGITPAPVTGSQRKSATDTVGAVALDAEGVFAVASSTGGVSGRPVGRVGDTPHWGGGLWTDAGIGIAATGIGEAISRRLLCFRVAQKMANGLSLAEALAWGVALYPADVEIGLIALSEGEGVGISNASMPWALRQD
- a CDS encoding acyl-CoA thioesterase; its protein translation is MSDGEGQPVIRVLMMPKDTNAFGTIFGGVILSQIDQAAAIEAHRHHVGIVVTIAMDSVEFKQPVLVGDLVSYYCTTHRVGTSSVSVDVNVMAQRQFAESGKFIPVTEARVTMVAIGDDCQPIPLSRPQD